One genomic region from Anopheles bellator chromosome 2, idAnoBellAS_SP24_06.2, whole genome shotgun sequence encodes:
- the LOC131209352 gene encoding beta-1,4-glucuronyltransferase 1-like: MRRNWLLRCSILINVAVVLYIGSHLLIGSGNFAIGPAYIISDEVLKQPAAAAAQYKAFLSPQQQQQQQRLLAEAEQQLYDQQQQQQLLLQQQQQQQQQQQQQQSPQQGHSSLVLKIQENGIGVPEVSQQRQLAAVIQQQQQQQQQQEQLMLEVRDVDNSNLNVDDSRFDVPTEKSTVRKLPGPDVLYPDGGPPGAAGGGGAVAGVINGTDIFSTTASLDFDAKLRTLLNCHDRDYEPYIAQRGDFWVLKNYIRAEHGELRCHETVTYTTHADYTFLDNLVPLLERWNAPISLALHAPGTDFVPTINSIKYLRDCIPESHLVRQFVTFHIYFSSKHIPKFVPKHNQVLDTPYNCSLAVPYFNVSAAQLYKTQKKLLYPVNVGRNVARDAAMTHFLLASDIELYPNPGLVHKFLEMIARNEPVLQRKNPRVFPLPLFEVDNNSPVPRDKAELQELLRSGKAIPFHKRVCSSCHGVPRSKEWIAANETDDLGVFYIGKRVGYFVHWEPIYIGTHADPHYDERLSWEGKSDKMTQGYALCVLDYDFHILDNGFLVHKPGIKVLKKDPKRAMLAAKTNQLIKKIIYPELQVMYGTRKGCAV; encoded by the exons ATGCGTCGCAACTGGCTTCTGCGCTGCAGCATCCTGATCAACGTGGCGGTCGTGCTGTACATCGGTAGCCACCTGCTGATCGGCAGCGGCAACTTCGCCATCGGTCCGGCCTACATCATTTCGGACGAGGTGCTgaagcagccggcagccgctgccgcccaGTACAAGGCCTTTCTGTcgccacagcaacaacagcagcagcagcgattaCTGGCGGAGGCCGAGCAGCAACTCTAcgaccaacagcagcagcagcagcttcttctccaacagcaacagcagcaacagcagcaacagcaacagcagcagtcaccTCAGCAAGGACACAGTAGTTTAGTGTTaaaaattcaagaaaatgGG ATCGGTGTGCCGGAGGTGTCCCAGCAGCGCCAGCTGGCCGCAGTgatacagcagcagcagcaacagcagcaacagcaagagCAGCTGATGCTGGAGGTTCGCGATGTAGATAACAGTAATCTTAACGTAGACGATAGTCGCTTCGATGTGCCAACGGAGAAGAGCACCGTGCGGAAGCTGCCCGGCCCAGATGTGCTCTATCCGGACGGCGGTCCTccgggggccgccggtggtggcggtgcggtGGCGGGAGTGATCAATGGCACCGACATCTTTTCCACCACCGCATCGCTGGATTTCGATGCCAAGCTAAG GACACTGCTCAACTGTCACGACCGGGACTACGAGCCGTACATCGCCCAGCGGGGCGACTTCTGGGTGCTGAAGAACTACATCCGGGCCGAGCACGGTGAGCTGCGGTGCCACGAGACCGTCACCTACACCACGCACGCCGACTACACCTTCCTCGACAATCTGGTACCACTGCTGGAAAG GTGGAACGCACCAATTAGCCTTGCGCTGCACGCGCCGGGCACGGATTTTGTGCCCACGATCAATTCGATTAAGTATCTAAGAGACTGCATACCAGAGAGTCATTTAGTGCGACAGTTTGTCacatttcatatttattttagtAGTAAACATATTCCAAAATTC GTTCCTAAACACAATCAAGTATTAGACACACCGTACAACTGCTCGCTGGCGGTGCCGTACTTTAACGTGTCCGCCGCGCAGCTGTACAAAACGCAGAAGAAGCTGCTGTACCCGGTCAACGTCGGCCGCAACGTGGCCCGCGACGCCGCGATGACCCATTTCCTTCTAGCTAGCGATATCGAATTGTACCCCAACCCGGGGCTAGTGCATAAGTTTCTCGAAATGATCGCCCGGAACGAGCCGGTGCTGCAGCGCAAGAATCCACG AGTCTTTCCACTGCCGTTATTTGAGGTAGATAATAATTCACCGGTGCCACGGGATAAGGCCGAGCTGCAGGAGCTGCTGCGCTCCGGCAAAGCGATACCCTTCCACAAGCGGGTCTGCTCCAGCTGCCACGGAGTGCCCCGGTCCAAGGAGTGGATAGCGGCCAACGAAACCGACG ATTTGGGCGTGTTTTACATTGGCAAACGGGTCGGCTACTTTGTGCACTGGGAACCGATCTACATCGGAACGCACGCCGATCCGCACTACGACGAGCGGTTAAGCTGGGAGGGAAAAAGTGATAAAATGACGCAA GGTTACGCACTTTGTGTGCTCGACTACGACTTCCACATACTGGACAACGGCTTCCTGGTGCACAAGCCCGGCATCAAGGTGCTAAAGAAGGACCCGAAGCGTGCGATGCTGGCGGCGAAAACGAACCAGCTGATCAAGAAGATCATCTACCCGGAGCTGCAGGTCATGTACGGCACGCGGAAGGGCTGTGCCGTATAG
- the LOC131210173 gene encoding PIH1 domain-containing protein 1: protein MSQPSKSNFLDGFGLDKSLRIVRNEAEEQLENFFAPVAELADDISSGRSKVVKPAPGFCIKAFRKGTERKFFINVCQTDGIPAPRDITEDELIAILNDGDPSGFRIPMSISEPREIVDKGNKDCSVCDIAINNGFYRRIENGGLLREFLITVLFDGVEDKHRVALDETNFRILKNKKFMDRLIPHNIQNRDVRQVLESYPNPSEADQETLLQLKDGEKPAKKPLIEEIDSGSTMKTVKNETNSIRTSHTTAETPEYVPDPTKLAISQASTRKPECKLFREPPMGRAKRLIGEFHLPECVSSNEITLDVGEDRILLEARKKGYLFDMFVDCQIDPNLVQAKFDTSTKLLEVTMPVKAG, encoded by the exons ATGAGTCAACCGTCGAAAAGCAACTTTCTGGATGGTTTCGGATTGGACAAAAGTCTACGAATCGTTCGG AATGAAGCCGAAGAACAGCTGGAAAACTTCTTCGCCCCGGTCGCGGAACTTGCCGACGACATAAGCAGCGGCCGCTCAAAAGTCGTCAAACCAGCACCCG GCTTCTGCATCAAAGCGTTCCGGAAGGGCACCGAGCGGAAGTTCTTCATTAATGTGTGCCAAACGGACGGTATTCCGGCCCCGCGGGATATCACCGAGGACGAACTGATCGCCATACTGAATGACGGTGACCCGAGCGGATTCCGGATTCCGATGAGCATCAGCGAACCGCGGGAAATCGTGGACAAAGGCAACAAGGACTGTTCGGTGTGTGACATTGCCATCAATAATGGCTTTTATCGGCGCATCGAAAACGGCGGACTGTTGCGTGAGTTCCTTATCACGGTGCTGTTCGATGGCGTCGAGGACAAGCACCGCGTGGCGCTCGACGAGACCAACTTTCGTATtctgaagaacaaaaagttTATGGATCGGCTCATACCGCACAACATCCAAAACCGGGACGTGCGGCAGGTGCTGGAAAGCTACCCGAACCCGTCGGAGGCCGACCAGGAGACGTTGCTGCAGCTGAAGGATGGTGAAAAACCGGCCAAGAAACCGCTTATCGAGGAGATCGATTCGGGATCGACAATGAAAACGGtaaagaacgaaacgaacagtATCCGGACGAGTCACACCACTGCCGAAACCCCGGAATACGTTCCCGATCCCACGAAGCTGGCAATCTCGCAGGCGAGCACCCGTAAACCGGAGTGTAAGCTGTTTCGCGAACCACCGATGGGTCGAGCGAAGCGCTTGATTGGAGAATTCCACCTCCCGGAATGT GTTTCCTCCAACGAAATCACGCTCGATGTAGGTGAAGATCGAATTTTGCTGGAGGCCCGCAAGAAGGGCTATCTGTTCGACATGTTTGTTGATTGCCAGATTGATCCGAATCTGGTGCAAGCAAAGTTCGACACCTCCACGAAACTTTTGGAAGTTACGATGCCAGTGAAGGCTGGTTGA
- the LOC131209562 gene encoding beta-1,4-glucuronyltransferase 1-like, producing the protein MTANYKALGPNHVDVANRQRSALLRTVLVLVIVVFVLFCLLGYFYRPEAEDSTRNQDHLQPEASHEALLSRLKTILSCHTGQTQVPWIESHGGYYLLRNFVQAEEHVECYETVTYTTHGDYTFLDNLIPLLERWQAPVSVALYAPGDDLDRTVDLIRSLLECHERRLLVHRFVSFHLYFDFENLPPHPVSHYRELMQVPYECQNATLPIGESFRRAHNLTYPVNVGRNVARSLATTHFVLASDIELYPSPDFIPMFLRMIAHPFYQYTLHGTPSVYVLPVFEIAAGSAVLDGMPENKAQLVEALGRGDAVKLHQEICSNCHTVPDYEKWLGVLKDDYTMDILTTAKREYEFGYWEPIYVGTNRDPEYDERLSWEGKADKMTQGYIMCVMGYDFHVLDNGFLVHRPGIKTPEQANRPLLQAKQRSFIRETIHGEVTALYGLRVPCKI; encoded by the exons ATGACGGCGAACTACAAAGCCCTGGGGCCGAACCATGTGGATGTGGCCAACCGGCAACGGTCTGCGTTACTGCGCACGGTGCTAGTGCTGGTGATCGTGGTTTTCGTGCTATTCTGCCTGCTGGGCTACTTCTAtcggccggaagcggaagataGCACTCGGAACCAGGACCACTTGCAGCCCGAGGCATCCCACGAAGCTCTGCTGAGCCGTCTCAA AACCATACTGAGCTGTCACACAGGACAAACACAGGTGCCGTGGATTGAATCGCACGGTGGCTACTATCTGCTTCGTAACTTTGTCCAGGCGGAAGAGCACGTTGAGTGCTACGAAACGGTAACGTACACCACCCACGGTGACTATACGTTCCTGGACAATCTGATACCGTTGCTCGAGCGTTGGCAGGCTCCGGTCAGCGTTGCACTCTACGCTCCCGGGGATGATCTCGATCGTACCGTCGACCTGATCCGTTCCCTGCTCGAATGCCACGAACGACGTCTGCTGGTTCACCGATTCGTAAGCTTCCATCTGTACTTTGACTTCGAGAATCTACCACCGCACCCGGTCAGTCACTACCGGGAGTTGATGCAGGTACCGTACGAATGCCAAAATGCAACCCTACCGATAGGCGAGAGCTTCCGGAGAGCGCACAACCTCACCTACCCGGTTAACGTGGGTCGTAATGTGGCCCGAAGCTTGGCCACGACACACTTCGTGCTGGCGAGTGACATCGAGCTGTACCCCAGTCCGGACTTTATCCCGATGTTTCTGCGCATGATAGCGCATCCGTTCTACCAGTACACCCTGCACGGCACTCCTTCCGTGTACGTGCTGCCGGTGTTTGAGATCGCTGCCGGCAGTGCGGTGCTCGATGGGATGCCAGAGAACAAGGCCCAACTGGTGGAGGCATTGGGGCGCGGTGATGCAGTCAAACTCCATCAGGAAATCTGCTCCAACTGTCACACGGTGCCCGACTACGAGAAGTGGCTGGGTGTGCTGAAGGACGACTACACGATGGACATCCTGACGACGGCGAAACGTGAGTACGAGTTCGGTTACTGGGAGCCGATCTACGTTGGCACCAACCGTGACCCGGAATACGACGAGCGGCTGAGCTGGGAGGGGAAGGCGGACAAAATGACGCAG GGCTACATCATGTGCGTCATGGGCTACGACTTTCACGTGCTCGACAATGGGTTTCTGGTGCACCGACCGGGAATCAAAACGCCGGAACAAGCGAACCGGCCACTGCTGCAGGCAAAGCAACGATCTTTCATACGCGAGACTATTCACGGAGAGGTCACCGCACTGTACGGTCTGCGAGTACCATGCAAAATCTAG
- the LOC131209601 gene encoding magnesium transporter NIPA2, whose protein sequence is MPNANQAMAKQPPSIDEVYQQQNFYIGLALALSSSLFIGSSFIIKKIGLLRLSRVGSVRASAGGFGYLRDWIWWAGLICMGVGEAANFAAYAFAPASLVTPLGALSVIVAAVLASKFLKERLNLLGKLGCFLCLVGSTIIVIHSPKEGEVEDLNLLMDMLQEPTFITYTVLILSLSLFIGCCCGPRYGHKHVIVYILLCSAIGSLTVMSCKALGLALRDTISGKSNDFGMWLPYFLICVTVVFVAVQVNYLNKALDIFNTSIVTPIYYVIFTTLVITASAILFKEWRHMRAEDIIGDLCGFFVVIVAVILLNAFRELDVSLSDVKGIMRPKRELLGHKSGSPYGGDEDERGPLKQQYGGTNYLNV, encoded by the exons ATGCCGAACGCGAATCAGGCAATGGCGAAGCAACCACCGTCCATCGACGAGGTGTACCAACAGCAAAACTTCTACATCGGCCTCGCCCTCGCCCTCTCCAGCAGTCTGTTCATTGGATCGAGctttataattaaaaaaattggtCTTCTCCGGTTGTCGCGCGTCGGTTCGGTGCGCGCCAGTGCCGGAGGATTCGGTTACCTGCGCGACTGGATCTGGTGGGCCGGCCTTATCTGCA TGGGTGTCGGAGAGGCCGCAAACTTTGCAGCGTATGCGTTCGCACCGGCGTCACTCGTGACGCCGCTCGGTGCCCTCAGCGTCATCGTGGCCGCCGTATTGGCTTCCAAATTCCTCAAGGAACGGCTAAATCTGCTGGGAAAACTCGGCTGCTTCCTGTGTCTCGTAGGTTCCACCATTATCGTAATTCACTCACCGAAAGAGGGCGAAGTGGAAGACCTGAATCTGTTGATGGACATGCTGCAAGAACCAACCTTCATCACTTACACCGTGCTCAtcctgtcgctgtcgctgttcatcggttgctgctgtgggcCACGGTACGGTCACAAGCACGTGATCGTTTATATCCTGCTCTGCTCCGCCATCGGTAGCCTCACGGTGATGTCGTGTAAAGCGCTGGGTCTTGCGCTGCGTGACACCATCTCCGGCAAATCGAACGATTTCGGAATGTGGTTGCCGTACTTCCTGATCTGCGTCACGGTGGTCTTTGTGGCCGTGCAGGTCAACTATCTCAACAAAGCGCTCGACATCTTCAACACGAGCATCGTGACACCGATCTACTACGTGATCTTTACGACGCTTGTCATCACCGCATCGGCGATCCTGTTCAAGGAGTGGCGTCACATGCGAGCGGAAGACATCATTGGCGATCTGTGCGGGTTTTTCGTCGTGATCGTCGCCGTCATACTGCTGAATGCGTTCCGCGAGTTGGACGTTAGTCTCAGCGACGTGAAAGGTATTATGCGACCGAAGCGGGAACTGCTGGGCCACAAGAGTGGTTCGCCGTACGggggcgacgaagacgaacggGGACCACTGAAGCAACAGTACGGAGGGACGAACTATTTAAATGTGTAG
- the LOC131209563 gene encoding protein obstructor-E — protein MSLDGRLTGALVVFCISALFYHAQSQSCPEKNGRFAVSGECDAYIECVDGEPKRQLCPDGLLFNEKASLFTYPCQYPIDVECGSRSRTQPPIPTEDCPHQFGYYKVGDQANCGQFRNCAGGTGYVLNCPVGLAFDSATYQCDWPDLVEDCDAEAYLGFRCPPQAPDLVQPVRFFRAPNDCNKYFLCVGDRPRVNFCGPDQAFNELINACDGVENVTGCA, from the exons ATGTCGTTAGACGGTAGGCTCACGGGAGCCCTGGTCGTATTTTGCATATCGGCGCTATTCTATCATG CACAGAGCCAGTCTTGCCCGGAGAAGAATGGTCGTTTTGCCGTGTCAGGCGAGTGCGACGCGTACATTGAGTGTGTG GATGGTGAACCGAAACGACAACTCTGCCCGGATGGACTGCTGTTTAACGAGAAGGCTTCCCTGTTTACCTATCCCTGCCAGTATCCGATCGACGTAGAGTGTGGCAGCCGATCGCGCACCCAACCCCCGATTCCGACGGAGGACTGTCCGCACCAGTTCGGTTACTACAAGGTCGGCGATCAGGCAAACTGTGGCCAGTTTAGGAACTGTGCTGGCGGTACCGGTTACGTGCTCAACTGTCCCGTCGGGTTGGCGTTCGACTCGGCCACATATCAGTGCGATTGGCCCGATCTGGTGGAGGATTGCGATGCGGAAGCGTATCTTGGCTTCAGGTGTCCCCCGCAGGCTCCCGACTTGGTGcaaccggttcggttcttCCGCGCCCCTAACGACTGCAACAAGTACTTCCTGTGTGTGGGCGACAGACCACGGGTGAACTTCTGTGGACCGGACCAGGCGTTCAACGAACTGATCAACGCGTGCGATGGCGTAGAGAACGTGACGGGTTGCGCCTAA